A genomic stretch from Vanrija pseudolonga chromosome 6, complete sequence includes:
- the TTG1 gene encoding Protein TRANSPARENT TESTA GLABRA 1 — protein sequence MGLPRLMQYEATHPLYGVAFSNNPQHPHRIALTSFLTGPANKLFVVDAAATASYPQSYAPQADFANLATGNLSFPATKVAWEPRESLARHDAQGGRGELLATTGDVLRLWELKQWEGSDGTRSGYVGRNGYNDPSAGEFLLAERSVLSNKGKQHAYNLPPITSFSWNATAPASIVTCSTDTTATLWDINTSQALTQLIAHDRAVYDLSWLPQSADIFVSVGADGSLRAFDLRQLEHSTILYETPNSSPLSRIAFSNREHRHMLACFSMDDSRTLILDMRSPGQPVAELLGHQAPLGAIAWGSGGSGTGATGGGFIASGGDDAQLLVYDLTRPLPTEGESGGRSGRSGNNGPYALSPPATPSNRTPSPSSTRAAEIQPVRAWSSAAEINNLIFSHSGEWVGCVSGSRLSVLQL from the exons ATGGGGCTACCACGGCTGATGCAATACGAGGCGACTC ACCCGCTGTACGGTGTAGCCTTCTCCAACAACCCGCAGCATCCGCACCGCATCGCGCTCACTTCCTTCCTTACTGGCCCAGCCAATAAGCTgtttgtcgtcgacgcggccgccacAGCGTCCTACCCCCAGTCTTATGCTCCCCAGGCCGACTTTGCGAATCTCGCCACGGGCAACCTCTCCTTCCCTGCCACGAAAGTGGCGTGGGAGCCCCGCGAATCGCTCGCCCGTCACGACGCCCAGgggggccgcggcgagctgcttgcgACGACTGGCGATGTGCTGCGGCTCTGGGAGCTCAAGCAGTGGGAGGGGTCGGACGGTACCCGGTCGGGGTACGTCGGGCGGAACGGGTACAATGACCCCAGTGCGGGCGAGTtcctgctcgccgagcggagTGTACTGTCCAAC AAGGGCAAGCAGCACGCGTACAACTTGCCCCCCATTACGTCGTTTAGTTGGAACGCGACGGCCCCAGCGTCTATTGTCACCTGCTCTACAGACACGACGGCAACGCTCTGGGACATCAACACGTCGCAGGCGTTGACACAGCTCATTGCGCACGACAGGGCAGTATACGATCTATCGTGGTTGCCGCAATCGGCCGACATCTTCGTATCGGTCGGCGCAGATGGTTCGTTGCGCGCGTTCGACCTCCGGCAGCTCGAACACTCGACGATTCTGTATGAGACGCCAAACTCGTCCCCCTTGTCCCGGATAGCCTTCAGCAACCGTGAACA CAGACACATGCTCGCGTGCTTCAGCATGGACGACTCGAGGACATTAATCCTCGACATGCGCAGCCCAGGCCAGCCAGTagccgagctgctgggccATCAGGCACCACTCGGTGCCATCGCATGGGGTTCCGGCGGCTCTGGCACTGGTGCGACGGGTGGCGGCTTCATCGCCAGCGGTG gcgacgacgcccaaCTGCTCGTGTACGACCTCACGCGCCCGCTTCCAACAGAAGGGGAGAGCGGCGGCAGATCAGGGCGGTCGGGCAACAACGGTCCGTATGCCCTCTCCCCACCGGCCACTCCGTCCAACCGCacaccgtcgccgagctcgacacgggcgGCTGAGATCCAACCGGTCCGCGCGTGGTCGTCGGCCGCAGAGATTAACAACCTCATCTTCTCCCACAGCGGCGAGTGGGTGGGCTGCGTCAGCGGCTCGCGCCTCAGCGTCCTGCAATTGTAG
- the UPF2 gene encoding Regulator of nonsense transcripts 2, whose amino-acid sequence MSTADYVQKYARRRAQLSTVEKYWLDEANRPPGQLDSSLKKHTTLLNRLKAALLVGPADTLIKEIDGLVLTKYLEEIVAAVVEGASRGRGDPEIAVEVIVHLHTRLAPEFFPLLLPPLLAILAPPPPPAKDASEKDREKDDKERITRQRPVLRIVSELALLGAWPEGALKGGTEVGKVLKTLMSNDPQYSNMPLLATFLKSYNRAYLGPQPPADGSAAEVLPAGVEELMPAEVQKSMRALFTTYFQTASKTLVKGQMKLLEQDKRNHDAYIKSGEIFEDRQNAYERMTRAVERLTTGVQGLADLLGLSPPVLPTAASLAKSGLQIVNSTSSFTVRDDGVGNGIWDDEEERKFYEQIPDLIDLVPPALLGIKEKSAAAKESPKAEGEEDQPAEEEAIDEDAEAQKRDEEDIRRQLAQLELEPAEEPKEPTSSVTMDRNASAISDTSGTHSSPHVDEEPAIDPLADTGAAEEDGLSSGPAARLAALFAQLPEAVNREMVDKLAIEFAFLNSKAARRRLVKFIGSVPKNRTDLLPHYARFIAVLDKYMPDVGSGVLDILDEEMRYLQRKRAIRELDSVRLKNVRFYGELAKFKVARPYAILHVLKVFLDDFKFNVENIANLLETCGRFLLRNEGTAETAKSMVELMRRKQSHSHLDQRHVIMLENAFYQCNPPERVAREIVELPPMQAFIQHLLYEVLMKRTQDKVFKLLRKLHWEDEETFEFILKSFTDVWELKYENIGLLAGLVYDLQRYHPDFSVAVVDQVMEDVRIGMEDNIFKFNQRRIASIKFLGELYMYRVVNSSVVFDVLWSLLSFGHPEGLPVPGRDSPIDSASDFFRVRLACAILDTCGICFAKGSLRRKLDQYLVVLQLYALCKTDMPPDVEFMLDDIIEALRPKGRPKGVKDGNQVWRLRTFEEAAATVDEILATNVTSGNESDDDDESEDGDGRIARIDDDDGEATAAQNARVDDDDDDEKDSDDEDDDDVVVLREPKRDEFDEQAEAAFDRDFARMIADTTVERKAAPPVFDQAVPMFRKRQPGGGAHGKAAASDDNMQFMLLSKKGNKPQVRSVDIPVDSTFASNVRTHQLASKAEQEQLKRLVLQNEQRQENEGLLAVQQSMRNRGINVRVLNSG is encoded by the exons ATGTCCACGGCCGACTACGTGCAAAAGtatgcgcggcggcgcgcacagcTCTCGACCGTCGAGAAGTactggctcgacgaggcgaatC GCCCGCCGGGACAgctcgactcgtcgctcAAGAAGCACACTACCCTCCTGAACCGCCTcaaggcggcgctgctcgtcggccccgcAGATACGCTCATCAAGGAAATAGACGGCCTCGTGCTCACAAAGTACctcgaggagattgtcgccgccgtcgtcgagggcgccaGCCGTGGTCGCGGCGACCCGGAGATTGCAGTGGAA GTTATCGTCCACCTCCATActcgcctcgcgcccgagTTCTTCCCATTACTCCTCCCCCCGCTGTTAGCGATATTAgcacccccgccaccgccggccaAGGATGCGAGCGAGAAGGACCGcgagaaggacgacaaggaaCGCATCACGCGTCAACGTCCGGTCCTGCGAATCGTTTCGGAgctcgcccttctcggcgcATGGCCTGAAGGCGCGCTCAAGGGCggcaccgaggtcggcaaggtgCTCAAGACTCTG ATGTCAAACGATCCCCAGTACAGCAACATGCCGCTGCTTGCCACCTTCCTCAAGAGCTACAACCGCGCATACCTCGGCCCCCAACCTCCGGCTGACGGCTCGGCAGCAGAAGTGCTCCCCGCCGGAGTGGAGGAGCTCATGCCTGCAGAGGTGCAGAAGAGCATGCGCGCGCTGTTTACGACCTACTTCCAGACGGCGAGCAAGACGCTGGTCAAGGGGCAAATG AAACTCCTCGAGCAGGACAAGCGTAACCACGATGCGTACATCAAGTCGGGAGAGATCTTCGAGGACAGGCAGAACGCCTACGAGCGTATGACTCGGGCTGTCGAGCGTCTGACGACTGGCGTCCAaggcctcgccgacctcctgGGCCTCAGTCCACCCGTCCTTCCGACCGCCGCTTCATTAGCAAAGTCGGGCCTTCAGATCGTCAACTCGACATCATCGTTCACCGTgcgtgacgacggcgtcgggaATGGCATCTgggacgacgaagaggaaCGCAAGTTTTACGAGCAGATTCCAGATctcatcgacctcgtcccccctgccctcctcggcatcaAGGAGAAgtctgccgccgccaaggagtCACCCAAggctgagggcgaggaggatcagcccgccgaggaggaagcgatcgacgaggatgccgaggcccagaagcgagacgaggaggatatccgccgccaactcgcccagcttgagcttgagccAGCTGAGGAGCCGAAGGAGCCAACCAGCAGTGTCACTATGGACCGCAATGCGTCGGCAATTTCAGATACGTCCGGGACCCACTCCAGCCCgcatgtcgacgaggagccaGCAATCGATCCCTTAGCAGACACAGGGGCAGCAGAGGAAGACGGCCTGTCGTCCGGCCCTGCGGCTCGTCTGGCGGCGTTGTTCGCCCAACTCCCAGAAGCGGTCAATCGCGAGATGGTCGACAAGCTGGCCATCGAGTTTGCGTTCCTCAACTCCAAGGCTGCCCGACGCCGTCTTGTCAAGTTTATTGGATCAGTGCCCAAGAACCGCACCGACCTGCTCCCTCACTACGCCCGCTTCATCGCCGTTCTCGACAAGTATATGCCCGACGTTGGCTCTGGAGTGCTCGACATTCTCGACGAAGAGATGCGATACCTCCAGCGTAAGCGCGCcatccgcgagctcgacagtGTCCGTCTGAAGAACGTCCGCTTCTACGGCGAGCTCGCAAAGTTCAAGGTTGCACGGCCGTACGCCATCCTGCATGTTCTCAAAGTTTTCCTCGACGACTTCAAGTTTAATGTCGAGAACATTGCCAACCTGCTAGAGACCTGCGGCCGCTTCCTGCTACGCAACGAGGGCACGGCTGAAACGGCCAAGAGCATG GTCGAGTTGATGCGCCGAAAGCAAAGCCATAGCCATCTCGACCAACGGCACGTCATTATGCTCGAGAACGCCTTCTATCAGTGTAACCCGCCAGAacgcgtcgcccgcgagATCGTGGAGCTCCCACCCATGCAGGCGTTCATCCAGCATCTCTTGTACGAGGTGCTGATGAAGCGGACGCAGGACAAGGTGTTCAAGCTCCTCCGCAAGCTCCActgggaggacgaggaaaCATTCGAGTTCATTCTCAAGTCATTCACGGACGTCTGGGAGCTCAAGTATGAGAACATTGGTCTGCTCGCCGGGCTCGTCTACGACCTGCAGCGCTACCACCCCGACTTCTCCGTCGCGGTTGTCGATCAGGTCATGGAGGATGTCCGCATTGGAATGGAG GACAACATCTTCAAGTTCAACCAGCGCCGTATCGCCTCCATCAAGTTCCTCGGAGAGCTGTACATGTACCGCGTGGTCAACTCGTCCGTGGTTTTCGACGTCCTGTGGTCACTGCTCTCCTTTGGTCACC CCGAGGGACTTCCCGTGCCAGGTCGCGACAGCCCCATTGACTCTGCGAGCGACTTCTtccgcgtccgcctcgccTGTGCCATTCTCGACACCTGTGGCATCTGCTTCGCAAAGGGCTCGTTAAGgcgcaagctcgaccagTACCTGGTCGTCCTTCAGCTATACGCACTCTGCAAGACGGACATGCCCCCCGACGTCGAGTTTATGCTGGACGACATCATCGAG GCTCTGCGTCCCAAGGGCCGCCCGAAGGGTGTCAAGGATGGCAACCAGGTGTGGCGCCTGAGAACCTTTGAGGAGGCAGCCGCGACTGTCGACGAGATTCTTGCCACCAATGTTACTAGTGGTAACGAgagcgacgatgacgatgagagcgaggatggcgacgggCGTATTGCccgcatcgacgacgatgatggcgaggCT ACCGCGGCTCAGAACGCTCGTGtggatgatgacgacgacgacgagaaggactcggacgacgaagacgacgacgacgttgtcgtCTTACGCGAGCCCAAGCGTGACGAGTTTGATGAGCAGGCCGAAGCAGCCTTCGACCGCGACTTTGCACGCATGATCGCCGACACGACAGtcgagcgcaaggctgccCCGCCGGTCTTCGACCAGGCCGTCCCCATGTTCCGCAAGCGTCAGCCCGGTGGCGGGGCGCACGGCAAAGCGGCTGCCAGCGACGATAACATGCAGTTCATGCTGCTGTCCAAGAAGGGCAACAAGCCGCAAGTCCGCTCCGTCGACATTCCCGTCGACTCGACGTTTGCCAGCAACGTCCGCACGCACCAGCTCGCCAgcaaggccgagcaggagcagctcAAGCGGCTAGTGCTGCAAAACGAGCAGCGCCAGGAGAACGAGGGCCTTTTGGCTGTGCAGCAGTCGATGCGCAACCGTGGCATCAATGTGCGCGTCCTCAACTCGGGCTAA
- the Rpap1 gene encoding RNA polymerase II-associated protein 1, producing the protein MTKQACYIVNHHHHFTQKLSSKHDWTDVTSRAMFVRDIVERPTAKPTEPSAAPQPPRPPVAGQSKHGFPLAPHRSARAAGGGSAFSRARKDDSVRRGGGLVAGEGRVVENVPIVQAAQTAPVPPAHDDTLSEAEQVQRSVDVENRQRVAAMSDAEREQEAGEIKERFGADVVELMHKRRAVREAKAATSAAAGQPPAEAPPSEFPGKVFGPSLDAPQPDAARIRAEVDSENRQKVEAMSPSQRSEEVQDLEERFGADLLAKLRARAQKRAAKSTDTPATEPESKPTPIEVDPPAAATEEPQPSSSRRRPSVRFADTARVKMYDDKNDTPDVLRQVYFPNENPNEPKLEWTKDAEPRSEPSDTPRFDLSGAPLSAEAAAALPTHLGLHHHGDAPDLAGYTISEITHLCYSTVASQRITMMGVLGKIITRYRQAIADGVDEKWVKACTEGDVVSKGTNVAVGVLSSHTRSIGILVAAVDLLFVALNGPSWSWLDAGAATVPFHPEPTQEGEPTGVAAVPFDEISARLVEILSIDAGGLPDATFTQLVLVLRRAALAAPDGAEAVTPIVPALVKAHVLRAPWPTDPARPPSLQALRLLREATVSSRVCAETLVGENVYAPLLKFLSAPQALVDSVSQGIAVEVLRTYYALGRYGLAASTATSARDIWVPLGQWVAQQTAAATVDSGTAAIVSAYFDLLRIWIICAIDPHRTTPEHDLTWSQVTALRWVEELLAGTRTALTDPVRWSQLATTLDALASYVEGVTINGVRGGEDEKREVLTALREMDLVGHLPQGINVVPRDLAERQQFNTALTGVYRLHNTLRDSANPDTALLESPEKERLLWWFVATTQTSKSDAYLRHALLETARRETGLLDVKLWATSAFDTVLSYEPGDEPLALSLVDDILRTDWSTSKSGDAFVKTIGHKDGLQILRPLLHHVILPDLENILGPTRPSHLYLKATGTLRPPAHAGDDHRGPGLPLPPDWVYAPLDELLASGSSSAFALAPSDWDANEVQLTRATLALARLRAAASPSENRSLTILNVMKVFMLEHGQQDAPNQVADVFRDTAVADSLKAILDAVSVPSHLAPAPGAAPLEGAALRFLGEGVPFFQFYTDLLALFESVSFGDNLFARTLLPPLAMTYPVDYRRLFWAEQPDSLRSIRVLDNEAPLEASVASVYFTPLETERDVLHGYARALSTSVGEQRSPFLFHVAVHHLAGLFWKGTEEARESTRVQLLVVILSSAQDALLRRVVEHDLDNPTSVEPAPEAEVHARVQTAARLTGPRGAQRLRACGYQV; encoded by the exons ATGACCAAACAG GCCTGTTACATTgtcaaccaccaccaccacttcaCACAGAAGCTATCGAGCAAGCACGACTGGACGGACGTCACCTCACGCGCCATGTTCGTCCGTGACATTGTTGAGCGCCCAACGGCCAAGCCGACCGAGCCCAGCGCGGCTCCccaaccacctcgacctcccgTCGCTGGACAGTCGAAGCACGGCTTCCCACTCGCGCCGCATcgctccgcgcgcgcagcaggagGTGGTTCTGCCTTTTCTCGAGCAAGGAAGGACGACTCGGTCCGACGCGGAGGTGGGCTTGTGGCTGGAGAAGGGCGCGTTGTGGAAAACGTCCCCATTGTTCAGGCCGCACAGACCGCTCCCGTCCCACCAGCACACGACGACACTctctccgaggccgagcaggtccAACGCTCTGTTGATGTCGAGAACCGACAGCGTGTGGCCGCCATGAGCGATGCCGAGCGGGAACAGGAGGCCGGCGAGATCAAGGAGCGGTTCggtgccgacgtcgtcgagctcatgCACAAGCGCCGTGCTGTCCGCGAGGCAAAGGCAGCCACGTCAGCTGCTGCCGGCCAGCCGCCTGCTGAGGCGCCGCCATCAGAGTTCCCCGGCAAGGTGTTTGGGCCTTCTCTGGACGCGCCACAGCCTGATGCTGCAAGGATTCGCGCGGAGGTCGATAGCGAGAACCGGCAAAAGGTTGAAGCAATGTCACCTTCTCAACGATCAGAGGAAGTGCAGGACCTTGAGGAACGCTTTGGTGCCGACCTTCTAGCCAAACtccgtgcgcgcgctcagAAACGCGCAGCAAAGTCAACAGACACACCCGCAACAGAGCCAGAGAGCAAGCCGACACCAATAG AAGTCGACCCTCCCGCAGCAGCCACGGAAGAACCTCAACCTTCGagcagccgccgacgacccagTGTGCGGTTTGCAGACACTGCCCGTGTAAAGATGTACGACGATAAGAATGACACCCCCGACGTGTTGAGGCAGGTCTACTTCCCCAACGAGAACCCCAACGAACCAAAGCTCGAGTGGAcgaaggacgccgagcccagGTCAGAGCCCAGCGACACCCCTCGCTTCGACCTGTCTGGAGCGCCGCTGTCCGCAGAAGCCGCAGCCGCGCTGCCGACTCACCTCGGACTGCACCATCATGGCGATGCGCCAGACTTGGCGGGGTACACAATTAGCGAGATCACCCACCTGTGCTACTCGACTGTGGCGTCGCAGCGTATCACGATGATGGGCGTGCTCGGCAAGATCATCACACGTTACCGCCAGGCCATTGCGGACGGTGTCGACGAGAAGTGGGTCAAGGCGTGCACCGAGGGCGACGTGGTCTCCAAAGGGACGaacgtcgccgttggcgtcctGTCCAGCCACACGCGCAGCATTGGCATTCTggtcgcggccgtcgactTGCTGTTCGTTGCGCTGAACGGACCTTCGTGGTcgtggctcgacgccggcgccgcgacggtgCCGTTCCACCCCGAGCCCACACAGGAAGGCGAGCCTACTGGCGTTGCGGCGGTCCCGTTCGACGAGATCAGCGCACGCCTGGTCGAGATTCTGTCCATCGACGCTGGAGGGCTCCCCGACGCGACGTTCAcccagctcgtgctcgtgctacgacgcgcggcgctcgcggctcCAGACGGCGCAGAGGCAGTCACTCCCATCGTCCCTGCGCTCGTCAAGGCGCACGTCCTTCGCGCTCCCTGGCCCACTGACCCGGCCCGCCCCCCAAGCCTCCAGGCCCTCCGGCTCCTCCGCGAGGCCACGGTCTCGTCCCGCGTCTGTGCCGAGACGCTGGTAGGGGAGAATGTCTACGCGCCACTGCTCAAGTTCCTGTCAGCTCCTCAGGCGCTCGTGGACAGCGTCTCGCAGGGAATTGCAGTGGAGGTTCTGCGCACGTACTACGCTCTCGGGCGGTACGGGCTCGCAGCGTCAACTGCCACGTCTGCGCGCGATATCTGGGTGCCTCTCGGGCAATGGGTCGCGCAGCAGACGGCAGCTGCCACTGTCGATTCTGGAACAGCGGCGATTGTCTCGGCATACTTTGACCTCCTGCGCATTTGGATCATCTGCGCGATCGACCCGCACCGCACGACGCCAGAGCATGACTTGACGTGGTCGCAGGTGACTGCCCTGCGCTGGGTCGAAGAGCTGCTAGCAGGAACAAGGACGGCGCTCACCGACCCTGTACGCTGGTCGCAGCTCGCGACtacgctcgacgcgctcgcgtcttacgtcgagggcgtgacCATCAACGGCGTTCGCGGTGGCGAAgacgagaagcgcgaggtGCTCACCGCTCTCCGTGAGATGGACCTCGTGGGCCACCTGCCACAGGGCATCAACGTCGTCCCCCGCGACTtggccgagcgccagcagTTCAACACAGCCCTCACCGGCGTGTACCGCCTACACAACACGCTCCGCGACTCCGCCAACCCTGACACCGCACTCCTCGAGTCCCCCGAGAAGGAGCGGCTCCTGTGGTGGTTCGTCGCGACCACACAGACTTCCAAGTCTGACGCCTACCTCCGccacgcgctgctcgagacTGCGCGCAGAGAAACTGGCCTGCTTGATGTCAAGCTGTGGGCCACGTCGGCATTCGATACGGTGCTCTCCTACGAGCcaggcgacgagccgctTGCGCTgtccctcgtcgacgacattCTGCGCACAGACTGGTCGACCTCCAAGAGCGGCGATGCGTTCGTCAAGACCATCGGGCACAAGGACGGGCTGCAGATCCTCAGGCCTTTGCTTCACCACGTCATCCTGCCCGACCTCGAGAACATCCTCGGTCCCACGCGCCCAAGCCACCTGTACCTCAAGGCAACGGGCACGTTGCGGCCGCCCGCGCACGCAGGCGACGACCACCGCGGCCCGGGCCTCCCGCTGCCCCCAGACTGGGTGTACGCGCCGCTCGATGAGCTCCTGGcgtcgggcagctcgagcgcattCGCGCTCGCCCCTTCAGACTGGGACGCCAACGAGGTGCAgctcacgcgcgcgacgcttgccctcgcgcgcctccgtgccgccgcgtcgccgtccgagAACCGCTCGCTCACCATCCTCAACGTCATGAAGGTCTTCATGCTCGAGCACGGGCAGCAGGACGCGCCGAaccaggtcgccgacgtgTTCCGCGACACGGCAgtcgccgactcgctcaaggccatcctcgacgccgtgtccgTCCCAAgccacctcgcgcccgcACCCGGCGCGGCACCCCTCGAAGGCGCCGCCCTGCGTTTCCTCGGCGAAGGGGTGCCCTTCTTCCAGTTCTACACCGACCTCCTGGCGCTCTTCGAGTCGGTGTCATTCGGGGACAACCTCTTTGCGCGCACGCTCCTCCCGCCCCTGGCGATGACCTACCCGGTTGACTACCGCCGCCTGTTCTGGGCCGAGCAGCCCGATTCCCTGCGCAGTAtccgcgtgctcgacaatgaggcgccgctcgaggcgtCTGTGGCCAGTGTCTACTTCACCCCGCTCGAGACGGAGCGCGACGTGCTGCATGGgtatgcgcgcgcgctctccACAAGCGTGGGCGAGCAGCGCTCCCCGTTCCTCTTCCACGTCGCAgtgcaccacctcgccggcctgTTCTGGAAGGGTACAGAGGAGGCTCGCGAGAGCACGCGCgtgcagctcctcgtcgtcattctcagctcggcgcaggatgccctcctccgccgcgtcgtcgagcacgacctcgacaaccCCACCAGCGTGGAGCCTGCTCCCGAAGCCGAGGTGCATGCCAGGGTACAGACCGCCGCCAGACTCACTGGTCCTCGCGGAGcgcagcgcctgcgcgcgtgTGGATACCAGGTGTAA